A genomic window from Acinetobacter chinensis includes:
- a CDS encoding 1-aminocyclopropane-1-carboxylate deaminase/D-cysteine desulfhydrase, protein MFDQIAQRIPTQTIYFEDAPTVQIAIKRLDMVHPRISGNKFFKLKYNFAEALRLGKKCIISFGGAYSNHIAATAYAAHLHGFQSIGIIRGEELAHRALNSTLQTAQQYGMQFQFVSREQYRSKDTADFLHSLNLQYPDAYIIPEGGTNALAIQGCSEILTDFDRQHYDVICCAVGTGGTISGLIEASASHQRILGFSALKGDFLQNDVAQWTEKKNWKIMDDYCCGGYARTSTELLQFMHFFEMQYQIPLEQVYTAKMLMGLSDLLKKDYFPAETRILVIHTGGLQGRNIPENT, encoded by the coding sequence ATGTTCGACCAGATTGCACAACGTATTCCAACCCAGACCATATACTTTGAAGATGCCCCAACGGTTCAGATCGCCATTAAACGACTGGATATGGTTCATCCGCGTATTTCGGGCAATAAATTTTTTAAACTGAAATACAACTTTGCAGAAGCACTCCGGCTCGGGAAAAAATGCATCATCAGCTTTGGTGGTGCTTATTCCAATCATATTGCCGCCACAGCATACGCAGCTCACCTGCACGGTTTTCAAAGCATCGGTATTATCCGTGGGGAAGAACTTGCCCATAGAGCTCTCAACTCAACCCTGCAAACCGCGCAGCAATATGGCATGCAGTTTCAGTTTGTTTCACGTGAACAATACCGATCAAAAGACACAGCAGACTTTTTACATTCTTTAAATCTGCAATATCCAGATGCATATATTATTCCCGAAGGTGGTACCAATGCACTCGCCATCCAGGGCTGCTCAGAAATCCTGACTGACTTTGATCGACAGCATTATGATGTGATCTGCTGTGCGGTGGGCACTGGCGGCACCATTTCAGGACTGATTGAAGCCAGTGCATCGCATCAGCGCATTCTAGGGTTCTCTGCATTGAAAGGTGATTTTCTGCAGAACGATGTTGCTCAGTGGACTGAAAAGAAAAACTGGAAAATTATGGATGATTACTGCTGTGGGGGCTATGCCAGAACTTCTACGGAACTGTTGCAGTTTATGCATTTTTTTGAAATGCAGTATCAGATTCCACTGGAACAGGTCTATACCGCAAAAATGCTGATGGGACTGTCCGACTTACTTAAAAAAGATTATTTCCCGGCAGAAACCCGTATACTGGTGATTCATACCGGTGGTTTACAGGGACGCAATATACCTGAAAATACCTGA
- a CDS encoding BaiN/RdsA family NAD(P)/FAD-dependent oxidoreductase: protein MSSPYYDVVVLGAGASGLMLAAKAGARGRKVLVLEKANKIGKKILMSGGGKCNFTNLYVEPENFISHNPHFVISALSRYTNWDFIGMVCEYGIEYEERKHGQLFTLNGAKEILAMLLNECDKTGNVQIKTSCEVKAVTAQNDSGFQVATSTGNFQAASVVVASGGLSIPTLGGSGIGYDIARSFGHSIYPTRAGLVPFTFTDGFKEVTTRLSGNAVEATLSNELNSFTEALLFTHRGLSGPSSLQLSNYWDAGQRFNIDFLPSVDLTEFFKAKKQSQPKVLLRTLLAEHFPKSVVVELQNLIWADQAELQIGNFSDEKLENIARKIHCFEVKPSGTEGYRTAEVTLGGVDTAEVSSKTMESKKQKGLYFIGEVLDVSGHLGGFNFQWAWASAHAASEFV from the coding sequence ATGTCCTCACCTTATTACGATGTCGTTGTCCTTGGCGCAGGCGCTTCTGGCTTAATGCTGGCTGCAAAGGCAGGTGCCCGTGGCCGTAAAGTACTGGTGCTGGAAAAAGCCAACAAAATCGGCAAAAAAATTCTGATGTCGGGTGGAGGGAAATGTAATTTCACCAATTTATATGTAGAGCCTGAAAACTTTATTTCCCATAATCCCCATTTTGTCATTTCAGCACTGAGCCGTTATACCAACTGGGATTTTATTGGTATGGTCTGTGAATACGGCATTGAATATGAAGAACGTAAACACGGTCAGCTGTTTACTCTAAACGGTGCCAAAGAAATTTTAGCCATGTTGCTGAACGAGTGCGACAAAACAGGCAATGTACAGATTAAAACCAGCTGTGAAGTTAAAGCAGTCACTGCACAGAATGACTCCGGCTTTCAGGTGGCAACCTCCACTGGCAATTTCCAGGCCGCCTCTGTGGTCGTGGCTTCAGGGGGATTATCCATTCCTACACTGGGTGGTTCAGGTATTGGTTATGATATTGCCCGCAGTTTCGGACACTCCATTTATCCGACCCGTGCAGGTCTGGTGCCTTTTACATTTACAGATGGCTTTAAGGAAGTCACCACACGTTTAAGTGGAAATGCTGTCGAAGCCACACTGTCCAATGAATTAAACAGTTTTACCGAAGCTTTACTGTTTACACACCGTGGTTTAAGTGGTCCAAGCTCGCTGCAGCTTTCCAATTACTGGGATGCAGGACAACGCTTCAATATCGACTTTTTACCTTCAGTCGATCTGACTGAATTCTTTAAAGCCAAAAAACAGTCACAGCCCAAAGTATTGTTACGTACTTTGCTGGCTGAACATTTTCCTAAAAGCGTAGTCGTTGAATTACAGAATCTGATCTGGGCTGATCAGGCTGAATTACAGATTGGTAATTTCAGTGATGAAAAACTGGAAAATATTGCTCGAAAAATTCATTGTTTTGAAGTCAAACCATCAGGAACTGAAGGCTATCGCACAGCAGAGGTCACACTGGGTGGTGTGGATACAGCAGAAGTTTCTTCCAAAACCATGGAAAGTAAAAAACAGAAAGGTTTATATTTTATTGGTGAAGTTCTGGATGTTTCGGGTCATTTAGGTGGATTTAATTTCCAATGGGCATGGGCATCAGCACATGCCGCATCAGAATTTGTATAG
- a CDS encoding mechanosensitive ion channel has product MNDYFSGGPGARLDAQYYWEQFHPVLAAVAILLVGWILALIIAAGAKKLLEKLGTDQHLSKATGHRSNIESIVGRVIFWLVMIIAVIGALNVLNLTSVSGPFSNMIQQFLLFVPQLLAAIAIGFVGWIFANLVKVGLQKLLSKTQLDEKLSAEVGVSPISENISEIVYWLVLLLFLPIVLSILGLNGLLFPVQNMVNEAVLFLPNIFIAGVIVFAGYILAKIVRGIVEGLTRSLGLQQQAQKIGLFKSSDLPKVLGSFVFAIVIITSLIIAFEALGVEAISQPATAMLNEIMNAVPHIIAAGLILIIAYVVSRFVANLLSEIIAGTGVDEVPAKLDIQRFLGTTKVSGAVGYLVVFFTMLFAVSEAANRLGFEQISSLIAMFIHFGANILLGAVILVIGFWLANVVANVVQRGEYNSSRWLAGLVRVLIMGLVVAMGLRAMGIADSIVNLAFGLTLGAVAVAFALAFGLGGRQPAERLLSDLVDKAKKEGNQPNPLHPKNAAAPAVSPATPAAQDNNGHSSAE; this is encoded by the coding sequence ATGAATGATTATTTTTCTGGAGGACCAGGCGCACGGCTTGATGCTCAGTATTACTGGGAGCAGTTTCATCCGGTCCTGGCAGCTGTTGCAATCCTGCTGGTGGGGTGGATTCTTGCACTGATTATTGCAGCAGGTGCTAAAAAATTACTTGAAAAATTAGGCACGGATCAGCATCTGTCCAAAGCCACAGGTCACCGTTCAAATATTGAAAGCATTGTCGGCAGAGTGATTTTCTGGCTGGTCATGATTATTGCTGTGATTGGCGCGCTTAATGTGCTGAATCTGACCAGTGTCAGTGGTCCATTCAGTAATATGATTCAGCAGTTCCTGCTCTTTGTACCACAGTTGCTTGCTGCGATTGCGATTGGTTTCGTTGGATGGATCTTTGCAAATCTGGTTAAAGTCGGACTTCAGAAACTGTTGAGTAAAACTCAGCTGGATGAAAAACTCAGTGCTGAGGTTGGTGTAAGCCCGATCAGTGAAAATATCAGCGAGATTGTTTACTGGCTTGTTCTGCTGTTATTCCTGCCAATCGTACTTTCAATACTGGGACTGAATGGTCTGCTGTTCCCTGTACAGAATATGGTGAATGAAGCTGTTCTGTTCCTGCCGAATATCTTTATTGCAGGCGTGATTGTTTTTGCTGGATATATTCTGGCAAAAATTGTACGGGGAATTGTGGAAGGCCTGACACGCAGTCTGGGACTTCAGCAGCAGGCACAGAAAATTGGTCTGTTCAAAAGCTCTGATTTACCTAAAGTGCTGGGCTCATTTGTATTTGCCATTGTGATTATCACGTCGTTGATTATCGCATTTGAAGCGCTTGGTGTAGAGGCTATTTCTCAGCCTGCAACTGCCATGCTGAATGAAATCATGAATGCAGTACCGCACATTATCGCGGCAGGTCTGATTCTGATTATTGCCTATGTGGTTTCACGCTTTGTGGCAAATCTGCTGTCTGAAATTATTGCGGGTACGGGTGTTGATGAAGTTCCAGCTAAACTGGATATTCAGCGCTTTTTAGGGACAACCAAAGTATCGGGTGCAGTCGGTTATCTGGTAGTGTTTTTTACCATGCTGTTTGCCGTATCTGAAGCAGCGAACCGACTTGGTTTTGAACAGATCAGCAGTCTGATCGCAATGTTTATCCATTTTGGTGCAAATATTCTGCTTGGTGCGGTGATTCTGGTCATCGGTTTCTGGCTGGCAAATGTGGTGGCAAATGTCGTACAGCGAGGTGAATACAACAGTTCACGCTGGCTTGCCGGTCTGGTCCGTGTACTGATCATGGGACTGGTTGTGGCAATGGGACTGCGGGCAATGGGTATAGCTGATTCGATTGTCAATCTTGCATTCGGTCTGACGCTGGGCGCTGTAGCAGTTGCATTTGCGCTGGCATTTGGTCTGGGTGGCCGTCAGCCGGCAGAGCGTCTGCTGTCTGATCTGGTGGACAAGGCAAAAAAAGAAGGTAATCAGCCAAATCCATTACATCCGAAAAATGCTGCTGCACCTGCTGTCAGCCCGGCTACACCTGCTGCTCAGGACAATAATGGTCATAGCAGTGCAGAGTAA
- a CDS encoding ferredoxin--NADP reductase — MSIEKFSVEKVLSVHRWTSTLFSFTMTRPAHFKFTAGQFARIGLKVGDELVVRAYSVVSSPFDETLEFFSIVVPDGAFTSNLQHLQVGDELYLEKVPYGFLTLARYQLPLPQDLWLLATGTGLAPFISMLQDFETWSKYQHIHLVYSVRTEAEMAYVERIQEIAETFGEGHTGFRFIPVVTRNPEAQLHDRLPVLIENGELEKAAGLEFNPATTHVMLCGNPQMVDDTKDALKARGLTMNRRGEGNIAVENYW, encoded by the coding sequence ATGTCAATTGAAAAATTTAGCGTAGAAAAAGTTTTGTCTGTACACCGCTGGACCAGTACCTTATTCAGCTTCACCATGACCAGACCCGCGCATTTTAAATTTACAGCAGGGCAGTTTGCCCGAATTGGTCTTAAAGTCGGTGATGAGCTTGTTGTTCGTGCATATTCGGTGGTTTCATCTCCTTTTGATGAGACACTGGAGTTCTTCTCCATTGTTGTTCCAGATGGTGCTTTTACTTCAAATCTGCAGCATCTTCAGGTCGGGGATGAGCTGTATCTGGAAAAAGTACCTTATGGCTTTCTGACGCTGGCACGTTATCAGTTGCCATTGCCACAGGACTTATGGTTGCTTGCTACAGGTACAGGGCTTGCACCGTTTATTTCCATGCTGCAGGATTTTGAAACCTGGTCTAAATATCAGCACATTCACCTGGTCTACAGCGTCCGGACTGAAGCTGAAATGGCTTATGTGGAACGTATTCAGGAAATTGCTGAAACATTTGGTGAAGGGCATACAGGTTTTCGTTTCATACCGGTCGTGACAAGGAATCCTGAAGCTCAGCTGCATGACCGTCTGCCGGTTCTGATTGAAAATGGTGAACTGGAAAAGGCAGCAGGACTTGAGTTTAATCCTGCCACGACTCATGTCATGCTGTGCGGTAATCCACAGATGGTGGATGATACGAAGGATGCTTTAAAAGCGCGTGGGTTGACGATGAACCGTCGTGGTGAAGGAAATATTGCCGTGGAAAATTACTGGTAA
- the gigC gene encoding LysR family transcriptional regulator GigC: protein MRMTLRQLAVFVAVAQEGTVTKASDAVKLTQSAASMALADLEDGLGAPLFDRLGKRLQLNDLGRYLLPQALEILGRCEAFEQAAKGELQTVDLRLGATLTISDYLIPDLMADFLQIQPNAHLQLQVGNTRQMIEAVNQFQLDLALIEGSCHLPQLQCIHWRNDELAVCCSPDHPLAQLNRPLTIQDFEHVEWILREEGSGTREVFDNAILQDVPDASIRLTLGHNEAILKIVAGGLGMSCISRLAIEPLREKGQLVVLDTPFWQLTRPLFMLVHRQKYQGPGIKAFMKFCEK from the coding sequence ATGCGCATGACTTTACGCCAGCTGGCTGTTTTTGTAGCAGTTGCTCAGGAAGGCACCGTGACCAAAGCGAGCGATGCTGTAAAACTGACTCAAAGTGCCGCAAGTATGGCTCTGGCTGACCTGGAAGATGGTCTGGGTGCTCCGCTTTTTGACCGTCTTGGAAAACGTTTACAGCTGAATGACCTCGGACGCTATCTTCTGCCTCAGGCACTTGAGATTCTGGGTCGCTGTGAAGCATTTGAACAGGCAGCTAAAGGCGAGTTACAGACTGTAGACTTACGTTTAGGCGCAACACTGACCATCAGTGATTATCTGATTCCTGATCTGATGGCAGACTTTCTCCAGATTCAACCTAATGCTCATTTGCAGCTACAGGTCGGAAACACCCGCCAGATGATCGAGGCAGTCAATCAGTTCCAGCTGGATCTTGCACTGATTGAAGGTTCATGCCATTTGCCTCAGTTGCAGTGTATTCACTGGCGTAACGATGAACTGGCAGTATGCTGTTCACCTGACCATCCTTTAGCGCAACTGAACCGCCCTCTGACGATTCAGGATTTTGAGCATGTCGAATGGATTCTGCGTGAAGAAGGATCAGGAACACGTGAGGTCTTTGATAATGCAATCCTTCAGGATGTTCCGGATGCCAGTATCCGTCTGACTTTAGGACATAACGAAGCCATTCTTAAAATTGTTGCCGGTGGTCTGGGAATGTCCTGTATTTCCCGCCTGGCGATTGAACCTTTACGTGAAAAAGGTCAGCTGGTTGTCCTGGATACACCTTTCTGGCAACTGACCCGCCCACTCTTTATGCTGGTACACCGCCAGAAATACCAGGGACCTGGCATTAAAGCATTTATGAAATTCTGTGAAAAATAA
- a CDS encoding cold shock domain-containing protein — MKDEVHLGKIKKYDPEKGFGFIGSAEGDIFFHISDFPAADGEPKRNERVKFVAVENGDKYKAVKIERVEDNSAKAKKTKVVTNNQSITSALLSNLRK, encoded by the coding sequence ATGAAAGACGAAGTACATTTAGGTAAAATCAAGAAATATGATCCTGAAAAAGGATTTGGCTTTATTGGTTCAGCTGAAGGGGATATCTTCTTTCATATTTCAGATTTCCCAGCGGCTGATGGCGAACCGAAACGTAATGAGCGTGTGAAATTTGTAGCAGTTGAAAATGGCGATAAATATAAAGCAGTTAAAATTGAGCGCGTCGAAGACAATTCAGCCAAAGCTAAAAAAACCAAAGTTGTGACAAATAATCAGTCCATTACTTCTGCTTTACTGTCAAATTTACGTAAATGA
- the upp gene encoding uracil phosphoribosyltransferase, with product MAIHEIRHPLIRHKLGLLRRSDISTKNFRELAQEVTMLLTYEATKDLPMVDHEIDGWNGKVVVDRIAGKKITVVPILRAGIGMLEGFLNLIPSAKVSVLGLERDEETLEARTYYKKLVPDVQNRLAMIIDPMLATGSSLVAAIDVLKASGCKDIRVMVLVAAPEGIKRVNDAHPDVTIYTASVDQGLNEQGYIVPGLGDAGDKIFGSVQKD from the coding sequence GTGGCTATCCATGAAATCCGTCATCCATTAATTCGACATAAACTCGGCTTACTCCGTCGTTCAGACATCAGCACTAAAAACTTCCGTGAGCTTGCTCAGGAAGTGACTATGCTTTTGACTTATGAAGCCACTAAAGATTTACCAATGGTTGATCATGAAATTGATGGCTGGAACGGTAAAGTTGTCGTAGACCGTATTGCTGGTAAAAAAATAACTGTTGTGCCGATTCTGCGTGCCGGTATTGGTATGCTGGAAGGTTTTTTGAATCTGATTCCAAGTGCGAAAGTCTCTGTACTGGGACTTGAACGTGATGAAGAAACTTTAGAAGCGCGTACTTACTATAAAAAACTGGTTCCAGATGTACAGAACCGTCTGGCAATGATTATTGACCCAATGCTGGCAACCGGTTCATCTTTAGTTGCAGCCATTGACGTGCTTAAAGCAAGTGGCTGTAAAGACATCCGTGTCATGGTACTGGTTGCAGCACCTGAAGGGATCAAACGTGTGAATGATGCTCATCCTGATGTGACCATTTATACTGCTTCTGTTGATCAGGGCTTGAATGAACAGGGTTATATCGTTCCTGGTCTGGGCGATGCAGGCGACAAGATTTTTGGTTCAGTTCAGAAAGATTAA
- the nuoN gene encoding NADH-quinone oxidoreductase subunit NuoN produces MNFTMSFSELMPLAPVMIVALTTIVVMILTAIKRNHNLIATASVVGLNLAAAYIIFSMFSGASAPANVMGLFMIDPFTMLYQVVILIAALACCTLSHAYIETYKDNREELYILLLASVTGAMLMVASSHYASFFISLELMSIPVYGLLAYTHQRSKSLEAGVKYLVLSATASAMLLMGMAYIYAYTGSLSFYDSVQALMQNIHQPMVVLGLALIIFAVGFKLSLAPFHKWTPDVYAGAPAPIATFLATAAKVATIGLFVRYLLSSGAILIDSIVTLLTIIAVLSILIGNFLAVRQVNLKRILGYSSIAHFGYLLIGLISMTYASLGNVSVYVITYVLTTIGAFGAVALMSSPYNNLDEAESLADYRGLFWRRPVLTATLTVMMLSLAGIPLTAGFIGKFLVVMAAVTTQHWFLAAMIVVGSGIGLYYYLRVMVVMYMTPPDTPRIDAVDHWGQKVGGIMVLLAALAVLIIGIYPDPVIKLALQSEILSPLHFMLSQQQ; encoded by the coding sequence ATGAACTTCACGATGTCATTTTCTGAGCTTATGCCACTGGCTCCCGTAATGATTGTGGCTTTGACCACAATTGTTGTGATGATTCTTACAGCGATTAAACGTAATCATAATTTAATAGCAACTGCGTCTGTTGTCGGGCTTAACCTGGCAGCTGCGTATATTATTTTCTCAATGTTCAGCGGTGCTTCTGCACCGGCGAACGTGATGGGTCTGTTTATGATTGACCCATTCACGATGCTGTATCAGGTCGTGATTCTGATTGCTGCACTGGCATGCTGTACTTTGTCTCATGCTTATATTGAAACCTATAAGGATAACCGTGAAGAACTGTATATTCTGTTACTTGCATCTGTAACCGGTGCAATGTTAATGGTTGCAAGTTCTCACTATGCATCGTTCTTCATCAGTCTCGAGCTGATGTCGATTCCTGTGTATGGCTTGCTGGCGTATACGCATCAGCGTTCTAAATCACTGGAAGCAGGTGTGAAATACCTGGTGCTTTCTGCAACAGCTTCTGCAATGTTACTGATGGGTATGGCATATATTTATGCTTATACCGGATCATTATCATTCTATGACTCTGTTCAGGCACTGATGCAGAATATCCATCAGCCTATGGTTGTACTGGGTCTTGCACTGATTATCTTTGCTGTCGGCTTTAAACTTTCTCTGGCTCCATTCCATAAATGGACACCTGACGTTTATGCCGGCGCTCCAGCACCGATTGCAACTTTCCTTGCGACTGCTGCGAAAGTTGCAACGATTGGTCTGTTTGTCCGCTATCTGCTGTCTTCAGGTGCAATCCTGATTGATTCGATTGTGACACTGCTGACGATCATTGCTGTACTTTCAATTCTGATCGGTAACTTCCTTGCAGTACGTCAGGTTAACCTGAAACGTATTCTGGGTTATTCATCCATTGCTCACTTTGGTTATCTGCTGATTGGTTTAATCAGCATGACTTATGCAAGCTTAGGGAACGTATCTGTATACGTCATCACTTATGTACTGACTACAATTGGTGCGTTTGGTGCTGTTGCGCTGATGTCGAGCCCTTATAACAACCTGGATGAAGCTGAAAGTCTTGCAGATTACCGTGGTCTGTTCTGGCGTCGTCCGGTTCTGACTGCAACCTTAACGGTAATGATGCTGTCACTGGCAGGTATTCCATTAACAGCAGGCTTCATTGGTAAGTTCCTTGTTGTAATGGCGGCAGTAACGACTCAGCACTGGTTCCTGGCTGCAATGATTGTTGTCGGTTCTGGTATTGGTCTGTATTACTACCTGCGTGTTATGGTGGTGATGTACATGACTCCACCAGACACTCCACGTATTGATGCTGTGGATCACTGGGGACAGAAAGTTGGTGGGATTATGGTTCTGCTTGCAGCACTGGCTGTACTGATTATTGGTATCTATCCAGATCCTGTGATCAAACTGGCACTGCAATCTGAAATTCTTTCACCATTGCATTTCATGCTTTCCCAGCAGCAGTAA
- the nuoM gene encoding NADH-quinone oxidoreductase subunit M, protein METPNNLILPALILVPFIAGFICWLVDKLDDHLPRYIALIGMVVTLILTVILWQSGTYNYELGAKVPSWSAEFIVPWISTLGINIHLAVDGLSLLMVGLTALLGVLAVGCSWGEIQKNVGFFHLNLLWSLGGVIGVFLAIDMFLFFFFWEMMLVPIYFLIALWGHRGADGKSRVYAATKFFIYTQVAGLIMLIGILGLVVYGYMMTGMIGFDYNYLLGVANTLDAQAPAVAYALMICMFIGFAVKLPVFPLHGWLPDAHAQAPTAGSVDLAGILIKTAAYGLLRFVIPFFPAASAQFADIAIILGLIGIFYGAWCAFQQTDMKRLLAYTSISHMGFVLLALYAGNILTFQGLMIMMLAHGLSSAALFIMCGQVYERLHTRDLRLMGGIRGQFQYLSFFLMFFVAALVGIPGLGNFIGEFLILMGSFAKFPVYTILAAVSLVFAGLYGLILIHKALFGTPNEEQKQHYTNPLKDLNAREVVILLVCALGLVWLGLFPQSFLDISNSSMAWIANSYIPVQETVEVVQQATTQLENVEIQ, encoded by the coding sequence ATGGAAACTCCAAACAATCTTATTTTACCCGCACTGATCCTTGTTCCGTTCATTGCAGGTTTTATTTGCTGGTTGGTCGATAAGCTCGACGACCATCTGCCACGCTATATCGCTCTGATTGGTATGGTGGTTACACTGATTCTGACTGTTATTTTATGGCAGTCAGGAACATATAATTATGAACTGGGCGCAAAAGTTCCAAGCTGGTCCGCTGAGTTCATTGTTCCATGGATTTCAACACTGGGCATCAACATTCACCTTGCGGTGGATGGTCTGTCCTTACTGATGGTTGGTCTGACTGCATTACTGGGTGTACTTGCAGTTGGCTGTTCATGGGGTGAAATTCAGAAGAATGTCGGTTTCTTCCACTTAAACCTTTTATGGTCACTGGGTGGAGTTATCGGTGTATTCCTTGCAATCGACATGTTCCTGTTCTTCTTCTTCTGGGAGATGATGCTGGTACCGATTTACTTCCTGATTGCATTATGGGGACACCGTGGTGCGGATGGTAAATCACGTGTTTATGCTGCGACCAAATTCTTCATCTATACCCAGGTAGCGGGTCTGATCATGCTGATCGGTATCCTTGGACTTGTTGTCTATGGATACATGATGACAGGTATGATCGGTTTTGATTATAACTACCTGCTGGGTGTTGCAAATACTCTGGATGCTCAGGCTCCTGCAGTTGCTTATGCACTCATGATCTGTATGTTCATTGGTTTTGCGGTAAAACTTCCGGTTTTCCCATTACACGGCTGGTTACCTGATGCACATGCTCAGGCACCAACTGCGGGTTCGGTTGACCTTGCAGGTATTCTGATCAAAACAGCTGCATACGGTTTATTGCGTTTCGTGATTCCGTTCTTCCCGGCTGCTTCTGCTCAGTTTGCTGATATTGCAATCATTCTGGGTCTGATCGGTATTTTCTACGGTGCATGGTGTGCATTCCAGCAGACAGATATGAAACGTCTGCTTGCGTATACATCCATTTCACACATGGGCTTTGTATTGCTGGCACTTTATGCAGGTAACATCCTGACCTTCCAGGGTCTGATGATCATGATGCTTGCACACGGTCTGTCTTCTGCGGCACTGTTCATTATGTGTGGTCAGGTATATGAGCGTCTTCATACACGTGATTTGCGTCTGATGGGCGGTATCCGTGGACAGTTCCAGTACCTGTCTTTCTTCCTGATGTTCTTTGTTGCTGCACTGGTCGGTATTCCAGGTCTGGGTAACTTTATTGGTGAATTCCTGATTCTGATGGGTTCTTTTGCCAAATTCCCAGTCTATACCATCCTTGCTGCTGTGAGCCTTGTATTTGCAGGTCTGTATGGTCTGATCCTGATTCACAAAGCACTGTTCGGTACTCCGAATGAAGAACAGAAACAGCATTACACAAATCCACTGAAAGACTTAAATGCCCGTGAAGTTGTGATTCTGCTTGTCTGTGCGCTTGGTCTGGTATGGTTAGGTCTGTTCCCACAAAGCTTCCTTGATATTTCAAATTCAAGTATGGCGTGGATTGCAAACAGCTATATTCCAGTACAGGAAACAGTTGAGGTTGTGCAACAGGCGACTACCCAACTTGAAAATGTGGAGATCCAATAA